The following are from one region of the Mangifera indica cultivar Alphonso chromosome 14, CATAS_Mindica_2.1, whole genome shotgun sequence genome:
- the LOC123196663 gene encoding plant UBX domain-containing protein 11-like has protein sequence MERSLSSLTFKGSIPEAITEAKKQKKLFLVYISGEDAESVNLENTTWTDLKVAESLSKYCIFLHILQGSTNATNFSAIYPQSTVPCITAVGYNGLQVWKSEGFVSAEVLASSLEKAWLSLHIQETTATVLSAALASKKSEPPTFGTSAIGTSEQPGSSGTTVPSTTSQKNETNVQSSEATSSVVSEMAKENNTEMGVKTSLEFVSDRQSGSFEDQPSTSSSEAVKDSCGTVMAEPSSSSTEHASFNVAPVLSPAIKQNIDHHYGALEVPPKVISAGAVEVVQCEKTEDKDDEKVKLLGDCGKVSESSDVHLNIRLPDGVSLREKFDVTSSLRMVKDYVDNQSSGLGPYDLAVPYPRRVFSDEDLSKSLLELSLFKRQALIVVPRQKASSPSFEKTNSTTNPHSSNATDGGYFGYVQRMLSYVNPFTYFRGGTNLSSSGQDSQTGVWEYSPNPALRNNLATREMNDRTSSSRSTSKNRPQTTSGFGSNIHTLKRDEDDDRFSDRNAFWNGNSTQYGGDNGGK, from the exons ATGGAACGCTCTCTCTCCTCTTTGACGTTCAAAGGTTCGATTCCTGAAGCTATTACGGAAGCTAAGAAGCAGAAGAAGCTTTTTTTAGTTTACATTTCAG GTGAAGATGCAGAGTCAGTCAACTTGGAAAACACCACATGGACTGACTTAAAG GTGGCAGAGTCATTGTCGAAGTATTGTATTTTTCTGCATATCCTTCAGGGAAGCACTAATGCTACAAATTTTTCTGCAATAT ATCCACAAAGCACTGTTCCTTGTATAACGGCTGTAGGATACAATGGTTTACAAGTTTGGAAAAGTG AAGGATTCGTTAGTGCTGAAGTTCTGGCATCCAGTTTAGAGAAGGCATGGTTGAGTCTTCATATTCAG GAAACAACTGCAACAGTATTGTCTGCTGCTCTTGCTTCAAAGAAATCTGAACCGCCCACTTTTGGGACTTCTGCTATTGGCACATCTGAGCAGCCAGGTTCTTCGGGTACAACTGTTCCATCAACAACATCgcagaaaaatgaaacaaatgtCCAATCCTCTGAGGCTACATCATCTGTTGTATCTGAGATGGCAAAg GAAAATAATACTGAAATGGGTGTCAAGACTTCTTTGGAATTTGTAAGTGACAGGCAGTCAGGGAGTTTCGAAGATCAGCCCTCAACCTCCTCCTCTGAAGCAGTAAAGGATTCTTGTGGTACTGTAATGGCAGAGCCAAGTAGTTCTAGCACTGAACATGCATCTTTCAATGTAGCCCCTGTCCTTTCCCCTGCCATCAAACAAAATATCGATCATCATTATGGTGCTCTTGAAGTACCTCCTAAAGTAATTTCTGCTGGAGCTGTGGAAGTTGTGCAATGTGAAAAAACAGAGGACAAAGATGATGAGAAGGTTAAGCTACTGGGTGATTGTGGTAAAGTCAGTGAATCAAGTGATGTTCATTTGAATATCCGATTACCTGATGGTGTTAGCCTACGAGAGAAATTTGATGTGACTAGCAGTTTAAGGATGGTGAAAGATTATGTGGATAACCAATCAAGTGGCCTAGGCCCGTATGATCTTGCTGTTCCATATCCTCGCAGAGTATTCAGTGATGAAG ATTTAAGCAAATCATTATTGGAGTTGAGTTTGTTTAAAAGACAAGCACTGATAGTAGTTCCACGTCAGAAAGCTTCATCTCCATCGTTTGAGAAAACCAATTCTACAACTAATCCTCATTCCTCCAATGCAACTGATGGGGGCTATTTTGGATATGTTCAAAGAATGTTGTCATATGTGAATCCTTTTACCTATTTCAGAGGTGGAACAAACTTGTCAAGTTCAGGACAAGATTCTCAAACTGGCGTATGGGAATACA GTCCAAATCCTGCACTTCGAAATAACCTTGCTACAAGAGAGATGAATGACAGAACTTCATCTAGCAGAAGCACCAGTAAGAACAGGCCACAGACCACCTCTGGTTTTGGGAGCAATATTCATACATTGAAGCGTGATGAAGACGACGACCGTTTCAGTGATAGAAATGCCTTCTGGAATGGAAATTCCACACAATATGGTGGTGACAACGGTGGCAAATAA